Below is a window of Candidatus Neomarinimicrobiota bacterium DNA.
AATATTCGAGCGATAAGCAACATAAACTTTTACCGTTTTATCAGATCCCCAATTCGAATCTCTCTGAGTACTTAACTCTATTTCAAAATTTTGTATCTGATTCTTCTCTCCTGATATATGCGGGAGTAAAAAATAGGTATTCCCACGCAGCTCGTAATTCGTGATTGAATTTTCCTTCACGTTTCTTACAGCTACCTTATATCGGTTTCCTGTAGAGCCTACAACGCCTGCATCCAATGCCAAATCTCTAAAACTGAATATATGATTTCCCGTTGAATCAAGATTGACTTTAAATCCGTCAAGTGGATTCACTTTGGAAAACCAATGAGAAACAATTTTATCTCTTCTTTCTATCAATATCCTTGTTAAATACTTTTCTGCTTCAGGATCAGATATTTTTCCTGTTTTAACAATGTTTTTTATATCCTCATCCGTAAAACTCATAACTATCTTCGCACCCCAATACGCATCCCTGTAAGTCATATTTTCACTTGCCGCATTCGGATACACCGCTACCCAACCTTCAGGATCGAACATCTCCGATTCTATCCATCCAACTGAAGTATAATGCACCGAATCAACATCATCCCATGGATCTTCATATGCCCCGAGCATCAGAAACGCCTTTCCAATGTTGGCAATATCTACAGCGTATTCATTTCCGTATTTAGGCGGATGCGGACGCCCCCAATTGCTTCCTAATGTTGAGCCCATATCTATCAAATAATGTTTAACGTAACTGTTATCATTTTTGTCGGTAATGTACATATCGAGAGTATTCGCCATTCGTCTGTCCGTATCGCCTAACCACGAACTTAATACTCGTAACCCCCTTAATTCTCTTCTATTTTCATGCTCTACTCTATCGTTCAGGTCATCCTTTCTTCTGCCATGAAAATCAAAAGGTCCTAATGGCACTCCGCTTAGCCACTTACTTGCCAAAGCCCTGATCTTTCCATCTTTGTTTCTTGGTTGGTCTGAAAGGATAGATTTAAGATCTTCTCTCGTCATACTTCTTTTTTTCGCATCAGGAGTCGGAACAGTAACTTTCGGATCAATAGTTAGCTGGGACGGATTGAAATAGAATATATGGTTTTCGGGCACATTATAACCTGCTGCATGAAAAAATTTGGTTGTGATTACTTCGGCAGCAGATGCCATCTCATGCCATCCCGGTCCATCAAATTTAAGTACATATTTATCTCCACGGGAATCCACTACTATAAATCCCAAAGAACCACCTTCAAACTTACCTTTGATTATTGTTATGGTGCCGCTCGTATCAGGTCCATTTGTATTATTCGGTCCCCTGATAAGTTCCTCTTGGCTTAACCTTTTAATCCCGTGCCTGTGAGTAAACCATGTAGAATTCGGTGAATCATCAAGACTGTTTAGATTATCTGCTTCTTTTCTCCCGGATAGCCCGAGTTTAAAGCCTATCTTCCTTGCGGTCCAGCCAAAATCGAGAGGTTTAGCGATTTCATAAAAAAAGTAATTATCAATAATATCCCAAAGTTGATCCTCATTATTCCCTTTTGGTTTTGGAATATTTTCTCTATCATCCTCTCGCAAAGCGGGAGAATTATCATAGTCAACCGTGCCGGCGCTGCATCCAATAAGAAGAATAATTAAGATAAAAATTGACAGTTGTTGTACTTTAACCAATCTAAAATAAACCGCTATTTGATAATTTGAATAAATTGTGGTGTTCGAAGTTAGTGCTGTAAGATTGAATTATTTCAAATGAAAGAAAAGACGGCTGCCCCTGTAGCATATTACGAGCGTCTCTAATTACTATTCTTAAATTTTTACTTAGTGTATAACCAGTCATCGTATTATTGTCTCTATACAATCAAATATTACCGGCCGGATACGCTAAATATCGGACTAAAACATCACATATTCAACATGTCTTTATGTGTAATTTAGCAGTGATTCTATTATTTTGGTGTATCAAATGTTATATCATAAGAGGATCGCGTTGAACGAACAATAAAGACAATAACGGAAAGAATATACTTATCACGATATAATCAGGGAATTCTTCCCGCAGTGTGCAGGAGTTCATTCCGGAAGTAATCTTACTATCTTCTCTTCTCAAGTTCGCTTAGCACCGAACTGAGCGTAGTTCCTTTATTATGTAAGAGAACAAGAAGGTGATAAATCAGATCGGCAGATTCTTCGTGCAGTCGTTCAAGATTTTGATCTAAGGCGGCAACTACCGTTTCAACGGCTTCTTCACCGACTTTCTGTGCGATGAGTGAAGTTCCTCCTTTGAACAATGATGTTGTATATGATCCTTCAGGCAGGTCTCGCGCACGCTGGGAGATAACAGTTTCGAGCTCCGTTAAAATGGAAAGATTATCAGGTTGCACGTCAAAACAGCTGTAGGAACCGGTGTGGCATGTGGGACCCTGAGGCTTTATTCTTAACAAAAGAGTATCGGAATCGCAGTCTACATGCGAAGAAACGAGATGAAGAAAATTACCGGAAGTCTCGCCTTTCCGCCAGAGTCTTTCTTTCGACCTACTCCAGAAAGTAACAATTTTATCCTCCATTGTTTTATCATATGCCTCTTTATTCATGTAGCCCAGCATCAAAACAGCTGATGTTTTATCATCCTGGATTATTACGGGAACTAAACCGCTTCCCTTACTGAAATCTATTTCATTCTTCATATTCTTACCTGCACATTATTCCTCAATAAATATTGTTTAAGTTCCTCGATAGAGTATTTCTCATAATGGAAAACCGAAGCTGCGAGCGCTGCGTCAGCATTTCCTATAGTGAAAGCATCGAAAAAACTGCTCATCTCGCCTGCGCCTCCTGAAGCGATAACCGGAATATTAACTCTCAAATTAATTTCACTCAACAGATCCAAATCGAAACCTTCGCCTGTGCCATCCTTGTCCATAGATGTTACAAGAATTTCACCCGCTCCAAGGTCTTCCACCTTTTTTATCCATTCCAAAGCATCAATTCCGGTATGTTCGGTGCCGCCTTTAATATAAATATTCCAACTATCGCCATTTCTTTTCGCATCAACGGCAGCAACGATACTCTGCGAACCGACTTCAAGGCTTGCCTGCCGGATCAGATCAGGGTTCAGAACTGCGGCTGTATTTAAGGAGACTTTTTCCGCACCCGCCTCGATAACAGTTACAACCTGTTCAATGGAGGAGATACCGCCGCCAACTGTGAACGGAATATTTATCTCCTTTGCAACATCTTTCACGATGTCCAAAAATATATTGCGTCCTTCGATACTCGCGCTGATGTCCAGAAGAACGAGCTCGTCTGCCCCCGCCGATGAATAGAAAGATGCCAGCTCGACGGGGTCTCCGGCATCGCGCAAATTTTTGAATTTTATTCCCTTAACGGTTCTTCCGTCTTTTACGTCTAAACAGGGAACTATACGTTTGGTCAGCATTATTTATATTTCAGCCAGATCATCAAGTTCAATAAGGTTTTCGTAAATCGCCTTTCCAACAACGGCCCCGTATAATCCCGATTGCTTAAGAGATTGGACATCGCTAATAGAAGAAACGCCTCCCGAAGCGATGAGCTTAATATTCGGCAGATCACTCAGGATTGATTTGTAAAATTCAATATTCGGACCCTTCAGAACGCCATCCTTTTGAACGTCGGTACTTAAAAAATATTCAATTCCGCTGTTATTGAGCGTTTCCATAAATTTAAGAGGCGAATAACTTCGTTTCTTTTTCCAGCCGTGGCTAAGGATAGCGCCGTTACTGAAATCTGCCGCGACTATAATCCGGTCGCTGCCAAATCTCTTCGCAAAACTTTCAGCTGATTGAAGGGACTCTGCGACGACAGTTCCAAGTATTACCTGATTGGCTCCGATGGAAAGAAGTTTTTCAACATCTTCCTCGTTGCGAATTCCGCCGCCGATGTGGACTTTCAATTTACTCGCGGAAATGATGGAAGAAATAGCATCCCAGTTGATAATACTGCCCTGTTCAGCGCCCTCTAAATCAATAACGTGAAGATGAGTAAAGCCTTTTTGTGCAAAAGTCTTAGCCATTTCCGCGGGTGAGCTATCATAAACTTTTTTAGTCGAAAATTCCCCTCGGGTCAATCGGACGCATCGTCCTTCGTATAAATCAATAGCGGGGAATATCAGCATAGCTCTATAAAATTTTTAAGTAGTTTTTCACCTATTTCACCCGATTTTTCCGTATGGAATTGGACACCGTAATAATTATCTTTATTGACGACAGAGGAAAAATTAATGCCGTATTCCGTTATCGCAATGGTCTCAGGAATTTCCGGGGCGTAATATGAATTCACAAAATAAAAATAAGCGCCATCTTCAATTCCATGAAATAGGGGAGAGTCATCACTGAATAAAACTCTGTTCCAGCCAATTTGGGGAACTTTATTGTCCTTGGAATCGAATTTTTTTAATTTACCCTGAATAATGCCCATACACTTTGTAGACCTTTCATCGGTGTAATCAAATAGAATCTGCAATCCGATACAAATACCAAGAAAAGGGATTTCCAAAGATGTGATGTAGGGTATCAAGTCTCCCTTTCCGATGGCATCCATAGCTGTTTTGGCTTCGCCCACACCCGGAAATATGATTTTATCCACACCTGCAAAATCGGAGGGCGTTGAACCCTTAACGTAATTTACACCTAACCTGTCAAGAGCGTTCGACACTGAAGTGATATTACCGCCACCGTAATCTATTAATCCGATCATAATGTTCCCTTAGTAGATGGAATCCGGTCGATCTCTATGATGTTGATCTTAACAGCATCTTTGAGTACACGTCCAACGGCTTTGAATATTGATTCGATCTTGTGATGGTCATTTCTGCCTGTCACCTTGATATGAAGAGTACAGTTAAGCGTGTCTGAGAGCGCTTTAAAGAAATCTTCAACAAGTTCCGTCGGTAGTTCGCCGACCATCTCCCTTTCAAAATGTCCGTCAAACTCCAAATGACTCCTGCCGGAGAGATCAAGCAAAACATCGGCGGAAGCTTCATCCATCGGTACGGCAAACGCGAATCTTTCAATACCTCTTTTATCGCCGATTGCCTTGGATAAAGCCTCTCCCAAAGCCAAACCTGTGTCTTCAACTGTGTGATGTTCGTCTATGTCGGTGTCCCCTTCGGCTTTGATATTGAGAGAGATACCGGAATGTTTCGACACCTGTTCGAGCATATGATCGAAATACCGGATGCCCGTTGAGATTTTATTATTGCCTTTTCCGTCTAAACAGAGCTCAATTTCAATCGAA
It encodes the following:
- a CDS encoding bifunctional phosphoribosyl-AMP cyclohydrolase/phosphoribosyl-ATP diphosphatase HisIE, coding for MKNEIDFSKGSGLVPVIIQDDKTSAVLMLGYMNKEAYDKTMEDKIVTFWSRSKERLWRKGETSGNFLHLVSSHVDCDSDTLLLRIKPQGPTCHTGSYSCFDVQPDNLSILTELETVISQRARDLPEGSYTTSLFKGGTSLIAQKVGEEAVETVVAALDQNLERLHEESADLIYHLLVLLHNKGTTLSSVLSELEKRR
- the hisF gene encoding imidazole glycerol phosphate synthase subunit HisF, with product MLTKRIVPCLDVKDGRTVKGIKFKNLRDAGDPVELASFYSSAGADELVLLDISASIEGRNIFLDIVKDVAKEINIPFTVGGGISSIEQVVTVIEAGAEKVSLNTAAVLNPDLIRQASLEVGSQSIVAAVDAKRNGDSWNIYIKGGTEHTGIDALEWIKKVEDLGAGEILVTSMDKDGTGEGFDLDLLSEINLRVNIPVIASGGAGEMSSFFDAFTIGNADAALAASVFHYEKYSIEELKQYLLRNNVQVRI
- the hisA gene encoding 1-(5-phosphoribosyl)-5-[(5-phosphoribosylamino)methylideneamino]imidazole-4-carboxamide isomerase, producing the protein MLIFPAIDLYEGRCVRLTRGEFSTKKVYDSSPAEMAKTFAQKGFTHLHVIDLEGAEQGSIINWDAISSIISASKLKVHIGGGIRNEEDVEKLLSIGANQVILGTVVAESLQSAESFAKRFGSDRIIVAADFSNGAILSHGWKKKRSYSPLKFMETLNNSGIEYFLSTDVQKDGVLKGPNIEFYKSILSDLPNIKLIASGGVSSISDVQSLKQSGLYGAVVGKAIYENLIELDDLAEI
- the hisH gene encoding imidazole glycerol phosphate synthase subunit HisH, which produces MIGLIDYGGGNITSVSNALDRLGVNYVKGSTPSDFAGVDKIIFPGVGEAKTAMDAIGKGDLIPYITSLEIPFLGICIGLQILFDYTDERSTKCMGIIQGKLKKFDSKDNKVPQIGWNRVLFSDDSPLFHGIEDGAYFYFVNSYYAPEIPETIAITEYGINFSSVVNKDNYYGVQFHTEKSGEIGEKLLKNFIELC